A stretch of the Rodentibacter haemolyticus genome encodes the following:
- the cbiM gene encoding cobalt transporter CbiM, whose product MHLSEGVLHPPILLAGVTIATLGVVLGLRRLEAERLPLTALFAAAFFVAGTIHIPIGIGSVHLILNGMAGLFLGWTVFPAFLIALLLQILFFSFGGFAVLGVNLCIMAIPALIAHYLFRSRLKPQMTLKNRLFTGIGVGIVGVGGAGALAALALVLDGGKSYIDLVWLLFVSHLPVFILDGIISVGVLSLLAKMYPQALNRASFTL is encoded by the coding sequence ATGCATTTATCTGAAGGTGTATTACATCCCCCGATTTTATTAGCGGGAGTTACTATTGCCACATTGGGAGTTGTTCTGGGATTACGCCGTTTAGAGGCGGAACGTTTGCCTCTTACCGCCTTGTTTGCCGCCGCCTTTTTTGTAGCGGGAACAATTCATATCCCGATAGGTATCGGCAGTGTACATTTAATTTTAAACGGAATGGCGGGATTATTTCTTGGTTGGACGGTTTTCCCCGCTTTTCTTATCGCGTTATTATTGCAAATTTTATTTTTCTCTTTTGGCGGCTTTGCCGTGCTAGGTGTGAACCTTTGCATTATGGCAATACCGGCATTGATCGCACATTACCTTTTCCGTTCACGTTTGAAACCTCAAATGACATTAAAAAACCGATTATTCACAGGAATTGGCGTAGGTATAGTCGGCGTTGGTGGCGCTGGGGCACTGGCTGCTTTGGCATTAGTGCTGGATGGCGGAAAAAGCTACATAGATCTTGTTTGGCTGTTGTTCGTTTCTCACTTACCGGTATTTATTTTAGATGGCATTATCAGTGTGGGCGTACTCTCATTACTCGCTAAAATGTATCCTCAGGCTTTAAACCGCGCCTCATTCACATTATGA
- a CDS encoding energy-coupling factor transporter transmembrane component T: MKIHRFFQPHFRLIYLFIWGLMISGLHDLSWLIMLNIGVMSAFFIMLGCHSKSFFSYLKPWFALLIFITLIWATLSWRIGELGVELNFQGIQLAKILSLRMHLLLFSLWFFLWNINDVVLLQALGKLPLPEKLVQLFVLTVRYIALLGEVRKKMDIAMRARGFRAGFNRRTLYVTAQNVALLLLHALLKAEVAQIVLKCRGFQFGKKKEKSNVDG, encoded by the coding sequence ATGAAAATTCACCGTTTTTTTCAACCGCACTTTAGATTGATTTATCTCTTTATTTGGGGATTGATGATTAGCGGTTTGCACGATTTATCTTGGCTCATCATGCTAAATATCGGTGTGATGAGCGCTTTTTTTATAATGCTGGGTTGTCATTCAAAGTCTTTTTTCAGCTATCTTAAACCTTGGTTTGCCTTGCTGATTTTTATCACTCTGATATGGGCGACATTAAGCTGGCGAATAGGTGAACTTGGCGTTGAATTGAATTTTCAAGGGATTCAGTTGGCAAAAATACTGAGTTTGCGAATGCATCTTTTATTATTTTCCCTATGGTTTTTTTTATGGAATATCAACGATGTGGTGCTATTACAAGCGCTTGGAAAGTTGCCTTTGCCGGAAAAATTGGTGCAATTATTCGTGCTGACAGTTCGCTATATTGCATTACTTGGTGAAGTTCGCAAAAAAATGGATATCGCAATGCGTGCTCGCGGATTCCGTGCCGGGTTCAATCGCCGAACGCTTTATGTAACGGCTCAAAATGTGGCGTTACTCTTACTTCATGCATTATTGAAAGCTGAAGTAGCACAAATTGTATTGAAATGCCGTGGTTTTCAATTTGGAAAAAAGAAGGAAAAATCGAATGTTGACGGTTAA
- the lptG gene encoding LPS export ABC transporter permease LptG, with translation MMNTLDRYIGKSILGAIFATLLTLVGLSAIIKFVEQFRSVGKGSYDVLQAVAYTFLTMPKDVETFFPMAALLGALIALGGLASRSELVVMQSAGFSRFKIGLAVMKTALPLVILTMVIGEWGIPQTEQFARDMRTRAISGGSMLSVKNGVWAKDGQNFVFVRRVSEEAKLNDVYIYSFDDNRSLIGLKHANQGTYLPEEGKWELRQVSHSVIGQEQISNTNRLSERWETNLTPDKLGAVSLRPTSLSVSGLYEYIAFLKETGQDARRFELTFWRKIFQPISVGVMMMLALSFIFGSLRSVTAGARIVTGICFGFLFYVVNEIFGQLSVVYNMPAMFGALIPSLLFIAIIWWLLSRKRD, from the coding sequence ATGATGAATACCTTAGACCGTTATATTGGTAAAAGCATTTTAGGGGCGATTTTTGCAACCTTATTAACGCTTGTCGGTTTATCGGCAATTATTAAATTTGTAGAGCAATTTAGAAGTGTAGGAAAAGGCTCTTATGATGTGTTACAAGCGGTTGCCTACACATTTTTAACGATGCCGAAAGATGTCGAAACTTTTTTCCCGATGGCTGCATTACTTGGGGCATTAATTGCGCTTGGCGGGCTTGCTAGCCGTAGTGAATTGGTGGTAATGCAATCTGCCGGATTTTCCCGTTTTAAAATCGGTTTGGCGGTAATGAAAACGGCATTACCGTTGGTTATTTTAACCATGGTTATTGGAGAGTGGGGAATTCCGCAAACAGAGCAATTTGCCAGAGATATGCGTACACGTGCAATTTCCGGCGGTTCAATGCTTTCCGTAAAAAACGGTGTTTGGGCAAAAGATGGTCAGAATTTTGTTTTTGTGCGCAGAGTTTCGGAAGAGGCGAAGCTGAATGACGTATATATTTACAGCTTTGATGACAATCGAAGTCTTATCGGTTTAAAACACGCCAACCAAGGAACTTATTTACCGGAAGAAGGTAAATGGGAGCTACGCCAAGTCAGTCATTCAGTTATCGGGCAAGAGCAAATTTCTAATACGAATCGATTATCCGAACGATGGGAAACGAATTTAACACCGGATAAATTGGGCGCGGTTTCATTGCGCCCGACATCACTGTCGGTTAGCGGATTGTATGAATATATCGCGTTTTTGAAAGAAACGGGACAAGATGCAAGACGTTTTGAACTCACTTTTTGGCGTAAAATTTTCCAACCGATTTCAGTTGGAGTGATGATGATGCTGGCACTTTCCTTTATTTTCGGGTCTTTACGAAGTGTTACCGCAGGGGCGAGGATCGTAACGGGAATTTGTTTCGGTTTCTTGTTTTATGTGGTGAACGAAATTTTCGGACAACTGAGCGTTGTTTATAATATGCCGGCAATGTTTGGCGCATTGATACCAAGTTTATTATTTATTGCCATTATTTGGTGGTTACTGAGCAGAAAGCGGGATTGA
- the fbp gene encoding class 1 fructose-bisphosphatase: MKTLSEFIVERQAEYPNAKGELSGILSSIRLLAKIIHRDINKAGLTNILGQSGVENVQGESQMKLDLFAHNTMKAALMAREEVAGFASEEEESFIAFDTERGRNAKYVILTDPLDGSSNIDVNVSVGTIFSIYRRISPIGTPVTLEDFLQPGNKQVAAGYIVYGSSTMLVYTTGHGVNGFTYDPSIGTFCLSHENMQMPKNGRIYSINEGQYLKFPQGVKKYIKYCQEEDKSTQRPYVSRYIGSLVADFHRNLLKGGIYIYPSATTYPEGKLRLLYEGNPIAFLAEQAGGLATNGYRRILDIEPKELHERVPLFVGSEEMVKKAQKMMEEFKEG, translated from the coding sequence ATGAAAACATTAAGTGAATTTATTGTAGAACGCCAAGCGGAATACCCTAATGCAAAGGGGGAATTGAGCGGTATTTTGTCATCCATTCGTTTATTGGCGAAAATTATTCACCGTGATATAAACAAAGCAGGCTTAACAAACATTTTAGGGCAATCCGGTGTAGAGAACGTACAAGGTGAAAGCCAAATGAAACTGGATCTTTTTGCTCATAACACGATGAAAGCGGCATTGATGGCCCGTGAAGAAGTGGCAGGTTTTGCCTCGGAGGAAGAAGAAAGTTTCATCGCATTTGATACCGAACGGGGACGTAATGCAAAATATGTAATTCTCACAGATCCGCTTGACGGTTCGTCCAATATTGATGTAAATGTTTCCGTGGGAACGATTTTCTCCATCTATCGCCGTATATCTCCTATCGGCACGCCGGTAACCTTAGAAGATTTTCTCCAGCCGGGAAACAAACAGGTCGCTGCCGGCTATATTGTGTACGGTTCATCAACGATGTTAGTTTACACCACTGGGCACGGCGTGAATGGTTTTACTTACGATCCGTCCATTGGCACTTTTTGCCTATCTCATGAAAATATGCAAATGCCGAAAAACGGTCGTATTTATTCTATCAATGAAGGGCAATACCTCAAATTTCCACAGGGTGTGAAAAAATATATCAAATACTGCCAGGAAGAAGATAAATCGACACAACGCCCTTATGTATCCCGTTACATCGGCTCCCTTGTGGCTGATTTTCACCGTAATTTATTAAAAGGCGGGATCTATATTTATCCAAGTGCAACCACTTATCCGGAAGGGAAATTGCGCTTACTTTATGAAGGAAATCCAATCGCATTCTTAGCAGAACAAGCCGGCGGTTTGGCAACTAACGGCTATCGCAGAATTTTAGACATAGAACCGAAAGAGTTACACGAACGCGTACCCTTATTTGTCGGCTCTGAAGAAATGGTGAAAAAAGCGCAAAAAATGATGGAAGAATTTAAAGAGGGCTAA
- a CDS encoding carboxypeptidase regulatory-like domain-containing protein gives MRILSFFTALLTVLYFPNAYAHALYVFAQYDGQTLSGKAYYSDMTAAAETYLEVFRSGANEPILNAKTDGKGAFNIAVPDVANTALKVVVEGEEGHRVAVVADRVIPSNNNGADLTLLREDIAHLKDKIYLHDILGGIGYIAGIAGLLAWWNARKIKQGCA, from the coding sequence ATGAGAATTTTGTCATTTTTCACCGCACTTTTAACGGTATTGTACTTTCCGAATGCCTACGCTCATGCGCTTTATGTGTTTGCCCAATATGACGGGCAAACCCTTTCGGGAAAGGCTTATTATTCGGATATGACGGCGGCTGCGGAAACTTATTTAGAAGTATTTCGTTCCGGAGCCAATGAGCCGATTTTAAATGCTAAAACAGATGGCAAAGGTGCTTTTAATATTGCTGTTCCTGATGTAGCGAATACGGCACTAAAGGTGGTGGTGGAAGGCGAAGAGGGACACCGTGTCGCGGTGGTTGCGGATCGTGTTATCCCTTCAAACAATAATGGTGCCGATTTAACGCTATTGCGTGAAGATATAGCTCATTTAAAAGATAAAATTTATCTTCACGATATTCTCGGAGGAATCGGCTATATTGCCGGTATTGCAGGACTTCTTGCGTGGTGGAATGCGCGTAAAATCAAACAAGGATGTGCATAA
- a CDS encoding leucyl aminopeptidase → MKYQAKPTALSQAVECILIGVYENNEFSKSFSEIDHATQGYLNQLIKSGELTGKLGQTLLLRDLNGIAAKRVLIVGCGQKGELTERQYKQLIQNTLKALKEANIQEAVSYLTEIELKNRDLYWNVRFAIETIEHTNYQFDQFKSKKAEAPNLKSITFNTDCTQAELAITHAQAIAAGVKAARDIANMPPNVCNPAYLAEQAKNLAEKSTALSLDVIDEKRMAELGMNAYLAVSRGSANPAYMSVLHFNNAPDKNAKPIVLVGKGLTFDAGGISLKPAAEMDEMKYDMGGAASVFGTMQAITELNLPLNVIAVLAGCENLPDGNAYRPGDILTTMNGLTVEVLNTDAEGRLVLCDALTYVERFEPELVIDVATLTGACVVALGQHNSGLISEDENLANDLLNAAQQTNDKAWRLPLSEEYQEQLKSPFADLANIGGRWGGASTAGAFLSNFTKKYRWAHLDIAGTAWLQGANKGATGRPVSLLTQFLINQIK, encoded by the coding sequence ATGAAATATCAAGCAAAACCGACCGCACTTTCTCAAGCTGTAGAATGTATCTTAATCGGTGTGTATGAGAACAACGAATTTTCAAAAAGTTTCAGTGAAATCGACCACGCCACACAGGGCTATCTGAATCAATTAATCAAATCAGGCGAACTTACCGGTAAATTAGGGCAAACCCTTTTACTGCGCGATCTTAACGGCATTGCAGCAAAACGTGTACTTATCGTTGGCTGCGGACAAAAGGGAGAACTGACAGAACGCCAATATAAACAACTCATTCAAAACACCCTAAAGGCATTAAAAGAAGCAAATATACAGGAAGCCGTTTCCTATTTAACAGAAATTGAACTTAAAAATCGCGATCTCTACTGGAATGTACGTTTTGCCATTGAAACTATCGAACATACCAATTACCAATTCGATCAATTCAAATCTAAAAAAGCAGAAGCACCAAATTTAAAAAGCATTACATTCAACACCGATTGCACACAGGCAGAACTTGCGATTACTCATGCACAAGCAATTGCCGCCGGTGTGAAAGCGGCACGTGATATCGCCAATATGCCGCCGAATGTGTGCAACCCTGCTTATCTTGCGGAACAAGCAAAAAATTTAGCGGAAAAATCAACCGCACTTTCACTTGATGTAATTGATGAAAAAAGAATGGCGGAACTCGGTATGAACGCCTATTTAGCCGTTTCTCGCGGTTCCGCAAACCCTGCTTATATGTCTGTTCTTCACTTTAACAATGCACCCGATAAAAACGCTAAACCTATCGTCCTTGTCGGCAAAGGTTTAACCTTTGATGCAGGCGGCATCTCTTTAAAACCTGCCGCCGAGATGGATGAAATGAAATACGATATGGGCGGCGCAGCTTCCGTATTCGGCACAATGCAAGCCATTACAGAATTAAATTTACCGCTCAACGTCATCGCAGTTCTTGCCGGCTGTGAAAACTTACCGGACGGCAACGCCTACCGCCCCGGCGATATTCTCACCACAATGAACGGCTTAACCGTAGAAGTGCTAAATACAGACGCCGAAGGTCGCCTTGTGCTTTGCGATGCCCTCACCTATGTAGAACGTTTCGAACCGGAATTGGTCATTGATGTGGCCACCTTAACCGGTGCTTGTGTCGTGGCATTAGGTCAACATAACAGCGGATTAATCTCCGAAGATGAAAATCTGGCAAATGATTTACTCAATGCCGCACAACAAACTAATGACAAAGCATGGCGTTTACCATTGAGCGAAGAATACCAAGAACAGCTCAAATCTCCATTTGCAGATCTCGCCAATATCGGCGGACGTTGGGGAGGCGCAAGCACCGCCGGCGCATTTTTGTCTAACTTCACAAAAAAATATCGTTGGGCGCATTTGGATATCGCAGGCACCGCCTGGCTTCAAGGCGCAAATAAAGGTGCAACCGGTCGTCCGGTTTCTTTATTGACGCAATTTTTGATTAATCAAATAAAATAA
- a CDS encoding DUF4198 domain-containing protein has translation MELKKMTLGLTALLAFSANAHNVWLEPISSQGEYVMKFGHLETETYPKHKIQSIQILNPQGKLTALDYEFKNGEAYLTPKSDIVFIQFNNGVWSKLPSGKYVEKTKREEPGAEFSTNPMKLGKAILKWNEQAFKAHNVTYELIPQTKAQAGKPLSILVLHNGKPVQGIKVGVGEDAPFNLTNEKGIAEFTPSKGYNKVWAEFAEKITDNPDYDRRSIEYMLTFDAE, from the coding sequence ATGGAATTAAAAAAAATGACGCTGGGATTGACCGCACTTTTGGCTTTTTCTGCAAATGCTCACAATGTGTGGCTTGAGCCTATTTCGTCACAAGGTGAATATGTAATGAAATTTGGTCATTTAGAAACCGAAACCTACCCAAAACATAAAATTCAGTCTATTCAAATCTTAAATCCTCAGGGTAAATTGACCGCACTTGATTATGAATTTAAAAATGGTGAAGCCTATTTAACGCCGAAATCCGACATCGTGTTTATTCAGTTCAATAACGGCGTGTGGTCAAAATTGCCAAGTGGGAAATATGTGGAAAAAACAAAACGTGAAGAACCTGGCGCAGAATTCAGCACTAACCCGATGAAACTTGGTAAAGCCATCTTAAAATGGAATGAACAAGCCTTCAAAGCGCATAATGTTACCTACGAGTTAATTCCGCAAACCAAAGCGCAAGCCGGTAAGCCGCTTTCAATTTTAGTGTTGCATAACGGAAAACCGGTGCAAGGTATTAAGGTGGGGGTTGGCGAAGATGCGCCCTTTAATTTAACCAATGAAAAAGGTATTGCGGAATTTACACCAAGCAAAGGATATAACAAAGTTTGGGCGGAGTTTGCCGAGAAGATTACGGATAACCCGGACTATGATCGTCGTTCTATCGAATATATGCTGACTTTTGATGCGGAATAA
- the lptF gene encoding LPS export ABC transporter permease LptF, whose translation MILTRYLTKEVFKSQVAILFILLVIFFSQQLVRVLGSAANGKVPADLVFSLLGLGMPAMAQLMLPLCLFIAILLTFGRLYAESEITVMRACGVGQRILVRVALLLSLFTAGLAAYNALWLSPWAIQKQSTIVEEAKANPTMGALSSGQFMSTGNNDFVLFIDRIKGSQINDVYLFQTTPKGQSKPSVVTAENGELKALPNGDQVLNLQNVQRVEGTAALPDLRITHFDDYQAYLGYQSTDSKSDEAATLSSDKLMKQNSPAAKAELQWRISLVLAVPLMALIAVPLSRVNPRQGRFAKILPALLLYLIYFLLQSSFKSAGSAGKLDAAIFMPIVNIAFLLLGIILNGWDSAPMYKLRSFFSRKR comes from the coding sequence ATGATTTTAACTCGATATTTAACAAAAGAAGTATTCAAAAGCCAAGTGGCGATTTTGTTCATTTTGCTGGTGATCTTTTTTTCTCAGCAACTTGTGCGTGTGTTGGGATCGGCGGCAAATGGTAAAGTACCGGCGGACTTAGTTTTTTCTTTGTTGGGTTTAGGTATGCCGGCGATGGCGCAGTTGATGTTGCCATTGTGCTTGTTTATTGCGATTTTACTTACTTTCGGGCGTTTATATGCGGAAAGTGAAATTACCGTAATGCGTGCTTGCGGTGTAGGGCAACGAATCTTAGTGCGGGTTGCGTTATTATTATCGTTATTCACCGCGGGGCTTGCCGCTTATAACGCCTTATGGCTTTCCCCTTGGGCGATTCAAAAGCAAAGCACGATTGTAGAAGAGGCTAAGGCAAATCCAACCATGGGAGCCCTTTCTTCCGGGCAGTTTATGTCCACCGGTAACAATGATTTTGTTTTGTTTATTGATCGTATCAAAGGCAGTCAAATTAATGATGTTTATTTATTCCAAACCACGCCTAAGGGACAATCCAAACCCTCTGTAGTGACGGCAGAAAACGGTGAATTGAAAGCATTGCCAAATGGTGATCAAGTATTGAATTTACAAAATGTACAGCGAGTTGAAGGCACGGCGGCATTGCCTGATTTACGTATTACACATTTTGATGACTACCAAGCCTATTTAGGTTATCAATCCACCGATAGTAAATCCGATGAAGCGGCAACACTTTCATCAGATAAATTGATGAAGCAAAATAGTCCGGCAGCCAAAGCCGAATTACAGTGGCGTATCTCTTTGGTTTTGGCCGTGCCATTGATGGCATTAATTGCCGTGCCGCTTAGTCGCGTCAATCCCCGTCAAGGTCGTTTTGCGAAAATTTTACCCGCATTGTTGCTTTATCTTATCTATTTCTTATTACAGAGTTCATTTAAATCCGCCGGTTCAGCCGGAAAATTAGATGCGGCGATTTTTATGCCAATCGTCAATATCGCCTTCTTATTGCTCGGTATTATTCTGAATGGGTGGGATAGTGCGCCGATGTATAAACTCCGTAGTTTTTTTAGCCGAAAAAGGTAA
- a CDS encoding energy-coupling factor ABC transporter ATP-binding protein → MLTVKELYIERSGKAIIQNLTFCLEEKKRIFVQGEIGAGKTTLLLALLGFIPISKGEIRLFGKTCRSEKDFAPFRGGNIGICFQNADDQLFGPTVLDDVAFGPLNQNLSREQAYRIGEQQLERLGILHLKDRTIHTLSGGEKNFTALAGVLAMQPQILLLDEPTNGLDHKNIEKLTALLRELNLPMLISSHHQGFIHQLADEIIAL, encoded by the coding sequence ATGTTGACGGTTAAAGAACTTTATATCGAACGCAGCGGCAAGGCGATAATTCAAAATTTGACTTTTTGTCTTGAAGAGAAAAAACGAATTTTTGTGCAAGGTGAAATTGGTGCCGGCAAAACAACATTGTTGCTGGCATTGCTTGGTTTTATACCGATTTCAAAAGGGGAGATCCGATTATTCGGCAAAACCTGTCGCAGTGAAAAAGATTTTGCACCGTTCCGAGGAGGCAATATCGGTATTTGTTTCCAGAATGCAGATGATCAACTTTTTGGACCAACCGTATTGGACGATGTGGCTTTTGGCCCGCTAAACCAAAATTTATCTCGCGAACAAGCCTATAGGATAGGGGAACAGCAGTTGGAGCGACTTGGTATTTTACATCTAAAAGATCGAACGATACATACGCTTTCCGGTGGCGAGAAAAATTTTACCGCCCTCGCCGGCGTATTGGCTATGCAACCCCAAATTTTATTATTAGACGAACCAACAAATGGACTTGATCACAAAAATATCGAAAAATTGACCGCACTTTTGCGTGAATTAAACTTACCAATGCTTATTTCATCTCATCATCAAGGATTTATTCATCAATTAGCAGATGAAATTATCGCTTTATAA